One window from the genome of Bacillus weihaiensis encodes:
- a CDS encoding DUF4962 domain-containing protein — translation MQTIYQPVSGILDVKYAPDEQTELIENPPRFTWMPVQLENDQYRLQISKTEDFSADQTDTFQPIPYNFYTPNKALEAGTYFWRYSLVDSESWSDVRTFYVPENLPNTSLPNREERYQSVSLAHPRLWLGPEQLETFKKDIKQDETHCNWHIFYEKSVQPWLERELMPEPSPYPDNQRVIKLWRQMYMDCQETLYAVRHLSVAGVILEDEKIISRAKEWLIHVANWDTEGTTSRDYNDECAFRIVAALAWGYDWLYHHLSDEEKGLVRHSLYRRTEQVADHVINRSKIHQVPYDSHAVRSLSSVLIPCSIALLNDAEEAQEWLDYTLEYYATLYTPWGGKDGGWAEGGMYWTTGMAYLIEGLNLVKAYMDIDFYQRPFFQKTGDFPLYCYSQDTRRASFGDQSNLGERPGLKTAFNIRQFAGVTGNGLYQWYFEQVKAWDTNADQKFYNYGWWDFPFDDMKYLHDFPEVKAVAPTDVEPVKWFKDVGWVAFHHQMDKPEDHIKLLTKSSPYGSLSHSHADQNSFLLHAYGEPLVIKSGNFAGCNSTMHKNWLRPTQSHNTLLIDDVGQYAGTNTILNKKAQGEILEVVSKEDYSYVREDATQAYFETVPYLQKFEREIYFVNQSYFVIVDSVDLSKDGSVNWLLHSLHEMDIHDQVFKINGEKADLEGRFIYSSSGDLFLDQSNEFNDVDPAELEELNSEWHLKATTKKSDRHRIVTLLTPIRKGEQKYVSYFMDDQDHGVHLYLTEDGKTFQITLSKAY, via the coding sequence ATGCAAACAATCTACCAACCTGTTAGTGGGATTCTCGATGTTAAATATGCACCAGATGAACAAACAGAACTAATTGAAAATCCACCTCGTTTTACGTGGATGCCAGTTCAGTTAGAAAACGATCAATATCGTTTGCAAATTTCGAAAACTGAGGATTTTTCAGCTGATCAGACAGACACGTTTCAACCGATTCCATATAATTTTTATACACCGAATAAGGCTTTAGAAGCAGGTACGTACTTTTGGCGTTATTCACTGGTAGATTCGGAGAGCTGGAGTGATGTTAGAACGTTTTACGTTCCAGAAAATTTACCGAATACATCCTTACCAAATCGAGAAGAGCGCTATCAATCCGTAAGTTTAGCTCATCCAAGGTTATGGTTAGGACCAGAGCAGCTTGAGACATTCAAAAAAGACATCAAACAAGATGAAACACATTGTAATTGGCATATCTTCTATGAAAAATCTGTACAGCCTTGGCTTGAGAGAGAATTAATGCCAGAGCCAAGTCCGTACCCTGATAATCAGCGAGTCATAAAGCTATGGAGACAGATGTACATGGACTGTCAGGAAACGTTATACGCTGTACGTCATTTGAGTGTTGCAGGTGTTATTTTAGAAGATGAAAAAATCATTAGCCGAGCAAAAGAATGGCTGATTCATGTTGCTAATTGGGACACTGAAGGAACAACTTCTAGGGATTACAATGATGAGTGTGCCTTCCGAATTGTTGCTGCATTAGCATGGGGGTATGACTGGTTATATCATCATTTATCCGATGAAGAAAAAGGATTGGTTCGACATTCCTTATATAGAAGAACGGAACAGGTTGCCGACCATGTGATAAATCGTTCAAAAATTCACCAGGTCCCATATGATAGCCATGCTGTTCGTTCGTTATCTTCTGTGCTTATCCCATGCTCAATTGCACTACTAAACGATGCTGAGGAAGCACAAGAGTGGTTAGATTATACACTTGAATATTATGCTACTCTTTATACGCCTTGGGGTGGTAAAGATGGTGGCTGGGCTGAAGGTGGTATGTACTGGACAACTGGAATGGCATATCTCATCGAAGGTTTAAATTTAGTCAAAGCATATATGGATATTGACTTCTATCAACGCCCATTCTTCCAAAAAACAGGGGACTTTCCGTTATATTGCTATAGTCAGGATACAAGACGAGCAAGCTTTGGTGATCAGTCCAACCTTGGGGAACGTCCGGGATTAAAAACAGCCTTTAATATTCGTCAATTTGCAGGAGTAACAGGAAACGGCTTATATCAATGGTACTTTGAACAGGTGAAAGCATGGGATACGAATGCAGATCAAAAGTTCTACAATTATGGTTGGTGGGATTTCCCATTTGATGACATGAAGTACTTGCATGATTTTCCAGAAGTGAAAGCAGTTGCCCCAACGGATGTTGAACCTGTTAAATGGTTTAAGGATGTTGGCTGGGTTGCCTTTCACCATCAAATGGATAAACCAGAAGATCATATTAAGCTGTTAACAAAGAGTAGTCCTTATGGTTCATTAAGTCATAGCCATGCTGATCAGAATAGCTTTCTTCTCCATGCGTATGGTGAGCCATTAGTCATTAAATCAGGAAATTTTGCAGGCTGTAACAGTACAATGCATAAAAACTGGCTTAGACCAACACAGTCACATAATACCTTGTTAATTGACGATGTTGGCCAATATGCTGGTACAAATACAATTCTTAATAAGAAAGCACAAGGTGAAATACTCGAAGTCGTTTCAAAGGAAGATTATAGCTATGTAAGGGAAGATGCTACACAAGCTTATTTTGAAACGGTCCCTTATTTACAAAAATTTGAGAGAGAAATATATTTCGTGAATCAGTCATATTTTGTCATCGTTGATTCGGTTGACTTAAGTAAGGATGGCAGTGTTAACTGGCTCCTACACTCGTTACATGAAATGGACATTCATGACCAAGTTTTTAAAATCAATGGTGAAAAGGCAGATCTTGAAGGACGATTTATCTATAGCTCGTCTGGTGATTTGTTCTTAGATCAATCGAATGAATTTAATGATGTGGATCCTGCTGAATTAGAAGAACTAAATAGTGAATGGCATCTTAAAGCAACAACCAAAAAATCAGACCGTCATCGTATCGTTACGCTGTTAACACCTATCCGTAAAGGAGAACAGAAATATGTTTCTTACTTTATGGATGATCAAGATCATGGTGTACATTTGTATTTAACAGAGGACGGAAAAACATTTCAAATTACACTGTCCAAAGCATACTAA